In the genome of Anaerolineae bacterium, the window TCATCCCAGAAGCGCGGCGCCCGGATGCCCTTGCTCTGAATGAACTGCCAGCCCTCCTCGCTCCAGTACTCGCGCGTGCGGTAGCCGCCGGATTGGATGAACTCCGCGAACTGGGCGTTGGTGACTGGCAGGCGGTCAATCTCGAAGCGCTCGACGAACAGGCGGTGGATGCGGCCATTGCTCGCGACAATGATATCCCCGCCAGGGACTGTGACCGTCTGCCCCAGCCGCGGGTCGCCCAGCTCCCCCAGGACGCCGGCGGCCCGCAGTCGGTCGGCAAAGGGGACGCCGTCATGTTCCACAATCCACACCAGGCCGTCCACCACATCCTGCCATAACTGGGCCTCCACGCGGTACTTGCCGATGTCCACCAGGCATTCGCCGGCCAGGATGACCGCCGGCCACCAGCGTGTGCCCCGCTTCACGCCGGCGGCCAGGATGGCCCGCACTAACTGCGAGGCACGCGAGCGGCTGGTGGTGCTCAGATGCGCCGCGGTGAGCAGGATGGTCTCGCGCCACCAGGAGTCATCGAGATGGCGCAGGACAGTAGCGACGTAATCATCGCCGGCCGCGACGTCGCGAGCGGTCAGGTACTCCTGAAAGGTCAGATGGGTGAAAGCATAGCGGCCGGCCTCCCATTCCCGGAAGAGGCCGCTCCGCTCATCCAGGAACTGCAGGAAGGCACGAGCGCGCTGGCGGGAATGTGCCGGCACGGCTGGTTGGGCCGGCACCACCAACTGCGCCAGCCGCTGGGTCAGCAGTTCCTCCACCTGGTGGGCATCCGCGCTGAGCAGGCGGTGCTCATGGTACCAGCGGGCGACCGGTTCCAGGAGGGAGCGCTTTTCCGCTGGGTCGAGGGGGATGTCCATGCCGGCCCATTCGGCCAGCCATTTCGCTTCCTCACCCTCTTTGCCCATATCCCAGTGCCCCAGCAGGAGCTCCGTGCACTCGTCGTACAGCTCCACCCGACGCTGGGGCAAGGTGGCGCGGTAGCGGTGCACCAGGGCGATGACGGTCAGCATCAAGGGGTTAATAGCCAGGGCGCGGATGCGGGGGTTGCTGTCAACAGCATGGAGGAAGTCCTGCGCCGCTTTCTCGGCGCGCTGGCGCACGGCGTCGTTGAGGCCGCCGGCGGCCGCCGCCTCCACGGCCAGGTGCCAGACCTGGGCGAAGCGCCGCACATCCTCCCCGTCGAAGTCACGGATATGACATTCCACAAAGCCGCTGGCAAGGCGGGCGGCGTCGTGATAGCCGCCGGCGCGGCAGGTGACCAGATAGCGGTTGCGCGGATAGCGCGCCACAAAAGCCTCGATAATCTCCCGCACGAACACCCGCTCGTCGTAATCCGCCACCTCATCCAGGCCGTCCAGCATGACCAGGCACCGTCCCTCGTCCAGCAGGCGGGGGAAGAAATCCTCGGGGAGGGGCAGGTTCCACTGGGCGAAGTGCCGGCGGATGAAGTCCAACAGCACAGCCGGCCCAGCCTCCACTACGCCTTCTTCATACCGCACGCGGATGTGCCGCGCCAGATCGCGCAAGGGGAGCAGAAGCGGCACCAATGTCTCCTCGAACCCCAGGCGCTCCCGCATCAGGCGCGGCCAGCGGCCGTCCAGGTGGCGGGCGTAGGTCAGCGCCAGATAGCTGAGGAAGGTGGTTTTGCCGGCGCCCGGGCTCCCGAGGATGACCAGCCGCTTACAGCGCCGCAGAAGCTCTTTCAGCTCCATAGAGAAGGGGCGCTCGCGCACCGGCAGGCGGCGTGCCTCTTCATCGTCATCGCCGGCGTTCAGCTCCTGCATGGGCCGCAGGGTGCTGAGCGGAATATAGATATCTTCCAGCTCCAACGAGAAGGGCTGGCTGGAGCGGATGCCGCGCAGGTTGACCGCGGTGTAGTGCGCCAGCACGTGGTCAATATAGGCCTGGGTGGCGGCGTCGAGCTGGCGCTCGCGCTGGCGCGCGCTCTGCCACTCGTCGTGGGC includes:
- a CDS encoding SUMF1/EgtB/PvdO family nonheme iron enzyme codes for the protein PGSDAFKYLLTWLEKYGGWGILAGLLLLFFATFFNKAFAWVSERFFQRVVTAHDEWQSARQRERQLDAATQAYIDHVLAHYTAVNLRGIRSSQPFSLELEDIYIPLSTLRPMQELNAGDDDEEARRLPVRERPFSMELKELLRRCKRLVILGSPGAGKTTFLSYLALTYARHLDGRWPRLMRERLGFEETLVPLLLPLRDLARHIRVRYEEGVVEAGPAVLLDFIRRHFAQWNLPLPEDFFPRLLDEGRCLVMLDGLDEVADYDERVFVREIIEAFVARYPRNRYLVTCRAGGYHDAARLASGFVECHIRDFDGEDVRRFAQVWHLAVEAAAAGGLNDAVRQRAEKAAQDFLHAVDSNPRIRALAINPLMLTVIALVHRYRATLPQRRVELYDECTELLLGHWDMGKEGEEAKWLAEWAGMDIPLDPAEKRSLLEPVARWYHEHRLLSADAHQVEELLTQRLAQLVVPAQPAVPAHSRQRARAFLQFLDERSGLFREWEAGRYAFTHLTFQEYLTARDVAAGDDYVATVLRHLDDSWWRETILLTAAHLSTTSRSRASQLVRAILAAGVKRGTRWWPAVILAGECLVDIGKYRVEAQLWQDVVDGLVWIVEHDGVPFADRLRAAGVLGELGDPRLGQTVTVPGGDIIVASNGRIHRLFVERFEIDRLPVTNAQFAEFIQSGGYRTREYWSEEGWQFIQSKGIRAPRFWDDPMWNRPNYPVVGVSWYEAEAYARWAGGALPTELQWLKAAGWEPETGRVRRWPWGDEWKPDTANTAELRLERTTPAGLFPGGASPCGVLDMIGNVWEWCANVYAEGSAGNGTPSRALRGGSWCEEMNLANVAGRDRALPTAREADVGFRLVWIEK